The Henckelia pumila isolate YLH828 chromosome 2, ASM3356847v2, whole genome shotgun sequence genome includes a window with the following:
- the LOC140879209 gene encoding uncharacterized protein, whose product MTVVEYTSKFNELGSYAPKIMGDDDLKLHRFKKGLNICIQLALVVYQPAKFADLMRVAIRAKSDIKHRESDFKNKRPLTNQSSQNGQKSKRPNLSGGASKGTFTAPNRPSAKLCLTCNFQHERECRRKAGACFNYGNLAHRIADCPKPVKPRNGSNANTMQVQPKETKSNACVFAITQEEAEDANEVVAELISEKLTEPLRVATPASKIIKTLKVHRKCRICIHDQTLDAELVELNMVEFDVILGMDWLSKNHAVVNCRDKNVKLRTPNHEEITFQGKTKSRKPLLPTSQAWKVMKSGEEVYLAMVNEVKEEMELKMEDIPIVREFPDVFPKELPGMVPDREIEFEIQL is encoded by the exons ATGACAGTGGTGGAATACACTTCCAAGTTCAATGAACTTGGGTCTTATGCCCCAAAAATTATGGGAGATGATGATCTGAAGTTGCACCGTTTCAAGAAGGGGTTGAACATCTGTATACAGTTGGCATTAGTAGTTTACCAGCCTGCCAAATTTGCAGACTTGATGAGAGTGGCCATCCGAGCTAAATCGGATATCAAGCATCGTGAAAGTGACTTCAAGAACAAACGACCTCTGACCAACCAATCTTCTCAAAATGGTCAAAAGTCCAAGCGCCCAAACCTGTCTGGAGGAGCTTCCAAGGGAACGTTTACTGCTCCAAACCGTCCATCAGCTAAGCTATGTCTTACCTGCAATTTCCAACACGAAAGGGAATGTCGTCGGAAggctggagcttgtttcaactATGGGAATTTGGCACACCGGATAGCTGATTGTCCTAAACCTGTGAAGCCAAGGAACGGGTCAAATGCTAATACTATGCAGGTCCAACCAAAGGAAACAAAGTCCAATGCCTGTGTGTTTGCTATCACCCAAGAAGAAGCAGAAGATGCGAATGAAGTCGTGGCAG AACTTATCTCTGAGAAACTAACTGAACCTCTGAGAGTAGCTACCCCTGCTAGCAAGATAATCAAGACACTCAAGGTACATAGAAAGTGTAGGATATGTATTCATGATCAAACCTTAGATGCTGAATTGGTTGAACTCAACATGGTAGAATTTGATGTCATccttgggatggattggttaTCTAAAAACCATGCAGTGGTTAACTGTCGGGATAAGAATGTTAAACTTCGGACCCCAAACCACGAAGAAATTACATTCCAAGGTAAGACCAAGTCGAGAAAACCCCTCTTGCCGACTTCCCAAGCTTGGAAGGTGATGAAGAGTGGCGAAGAAGTTTACTTGGCTATGGTAAATGAGGTGAAAGAGGAAATGGAGCTCAAAATGGAAGACATTCCTATTGTACGGGaatttccggatgtctttccaaAAGAATTGCCCGGAATGGTTCCAGATCGGGAAATTGAATTTGAGATTCAGTTATAA